A section of the Desulfomonile tiedjei genome encodes:
- a CDS encoding CoA-binding protein, translating into MNRFEQSPLYRLMHPRSVAFWGASANPVGMGSVQLSQLLALGYEGSVYPIHPSEKEIQGLKAYAHISEVPGPVDLAVFVIPTKIVPEILEECGKAGVKRAIIVSAGFAEVSSEGKEQQGRLVEIAKRYGIYFLGPNCIGVANPYAKLNTTFYPYETVPGFIGMASQSGSFITQMFSYLQNFGLGFSQGMSVGNEAMMGLTDCLEYLGQCPNTKVITLYIEAIRRGREFVEIAREVSKIKPIVAYYVGGSKAGSRAGLSHTGALAGPDPLYDGMFKQSGIIRAYSIAELFDFAYVLGSQPLPKGNRVGILTHSGGPGASASDTAERSGLELADFSAATQERLRPLLPGTASIRNPVDITFTRNYSDYTETMPKIILEDEGVDGLFLYCLMPHRRVIDSVITMIMGDSKSAEALADEYIKSQCAFAAGLSSTYGKPVVGGTFATRSELFVRELQDRGFPCLPSPERAVHALAALVRYARWRESHS; encoded by the coding sequence ATGAATCGTTTTGAACAGAGCCCGCTTTACAGGCTTATGCACCCGCGGAGCGTGGCTTTTTGGGGTGCTTCTGCTAATCCTGTCGGCATGGGAAGCGTTCAGTTGTCGCAACTCTTAGCCTTGGGCTATGAAGGGTCCGTGTATCCGATTCACCCCAGTGAGAAGGAAATCCAGGGCCTAAAAGCTTACGCGCATATTTCCGAGGTCCCGGGACCTGTGGACCTCGCAGTTTTCGTCATCCCCACCAAGATAGTCCCCGAAATTCTGGAAGAATGCGGAAAGGCCGGCGTTAAGCGGGCCATCATAGTCTCTGCCGGTTTTGCGGAAGTGAGTTCGGAAGGGAAAGAGCAACAGGGTCGCCTCGTAGAAATAGCCAAGCGATACGGCATTTATTTCCTTGGGCCCAACTGCATCGGCGTGGCGAACCCTTACGCGAAGCTGAACACGACGTTCTATCCCTACGAGACAGTCCCCGGTTTCATCGGGATGGCCTCTCAAAGCGGAAGCTTCATCACCCAAATGTTCAGTTATCTCCAGAACTTCGGACTGGGATTCAGTCAAGGCATGAGCGTCGGCAACGAAGCGATGATGGGTCTGACCGACTGTCTGGAATACCTGGGCCAGTGCCCTAATACCAAGGTCATCACGCTTTACATTGAGGCAATACGGCGCGGCAGGGAATTTGTAGAGATCGCTCGCGAAGTATCAAAGATAAAGCCGATTGTGGCCTATTATGTGGGCGGCTCCAAGGCAGGCAGCCGAGCGGGCCTGTCTCATACGGGCGCGCTGGCAGGCCCGGACCCGCTCTATGACGGCATGTTCAAACAGAGTGGGATCATTCGAGCATATTCCATAGCGGAACTGTTCGATTTCGCTTATGTGCTGGGCAGTCAACCCCTTCCCAAAGGAAACAGAGTCGGGATACTGACTCATTCAGGGGGGCCTGGAGCATCCGCTTCCGATACCGCGGAACGAAGCGGCCTGGAACTGGCGGATTTCTCGGCTGCCACCCAGGAAAGGCTTAGGCCGCTGCTGCCCGGCACGGCCAGCATCCGCAATCCCGTGGACATAACCTTTACCAGAAACTACAGCGACTACACGGAAACAATGCCCAAGATCATCCTGGAGGACGAGGGCGTTGATGGTTTGTTTCTCTACTGCCTTATGCCGCACCGTAGAGTCATCGATTCCGTAATCACCATGATAATGGGAGACTCTAAGAGCGCCGAGGCCCTGGCCGATGAGTACATCAAAAGCCAATGTGCGTTCGCGGCCGGTTTGTCTTCGACCTATGGCAAGCCCGTGGTAGGGGGGACTTTCGCCACGCGCTCCGAACTTTTTGTCCGCGAGCTTCAGGACCGTGGTTTTCCGTGTCTGCCGAGCCCTGAGAGGGCTGTGCACGCTCTGGCCGCGCTGGTGCGCTATGCGCGCTGGCGAGAGAGCCACTCGTAG